In Brevibacillus marinus, the genomic window GTCGCTGAACGAGATTCGCGATCGGCTGCAGCTGCTCGAACAGACGGATCTGGCGCAGGTACCGGACAAGATCCACCAGATTCACGCGCAGGCCCGTCAGCTCGAAGACAACCTGCTGGAGCTCAAAACCCTGCTGGCGAAACTGGACACCGCCCAGCGGCACGCACTGGCCAAGCAGCTCTCGGTGCCTTGTGTCTCCCTGTATCAAACACTGCTCATGATCCTGGGGTTATAAAAAACCGATCAAAAAGGAGTGCTGTATCATGCTGTTTCACCCGATGGATTTCCTCATCTTCATTGCCTTTGGCCTCTCACTCTGGGCGCAGTTCCGGGTAAAGGGGACGTTCAACCAGTTTGCCGACGTACCCAACTCCTCCGGCCTGACCGGCGCGGAGGCTGCGCGCCGGATGCTGGATGCCAACGGACTGTCCCACATCCCCGTGGAACATGTGCCCGGCATGTTGACCGACCACTATGACCCGATCTCCAAGACGGTTCGCCTGTCGGATCGCGTCTATTTTGAGCGTTCGCTCGCTGCCGTCTCTGTCGCCTGCCACGAAGTGGGACACGCGATTCAGCACAAAGTCTCGTATCCGATGCTGGTTGCCCGCCATTACCTGTTTCCGCTGGTCAACCTGACCTCGGGAATTGCCCCGCTCTTGCTGTTGGCCGGCATCTTCCTGAGTATTAGCGGGCTGACGCTGTTGGGGATTATCTTCTTCAGCGGCGCTGTGCTGTTCCAATTGATTACGCTGCCGGTCGAGTTTAACGCCAGCAGCCGGGCGAAAACGCTGATGGTCGAGATGGGCATCATTCAAGGCCGGGAAGAAGCAGGCGCAAGCAAAGTGCTGAACGCTGCCGCTCTCACCTATGTGGCTGCAGCGCTCATCTCGCTGTTGGAACTGCTGAAGTTCATCATGATCTTTAGAAGTCAGGAAGAATAAGGAAGCAGCAAAAAGCGACACCCGTCTGCGGCAGGCGGGTGTTTTCGCGTGCAGACATTGTTCACTCTACGACTGCCCACGCAAAGCACACATGTTTACTCGCAACATAACCGTCCGTTCGACTCTGAAAATAACGCTCTTGTATATCGGATGGGCTTACGTTTTCATGCAGACGGAGCCCTACACGTTCCAACTCAACAGCCAGTGTCGACGGGTCAAAGGTCGTTTTTATCGGTTCGCCTATCTTTCGCAAATCCTCCCGCATCTCTTTCATATGTGGAGCCGCAGCTTTTTCCGGTACAAAGTAATCGAAAATAACCGCACTGCCCACGGGGGCAATGTGGGGAATAGAACGAAGCGTTGCGAATACTTCGTTTCGCGTTAAGTACATGGTGACACCGAGCCAACTAAAAAAGCTTTTCCTCCGCGAGTCATACGAAGTTCCCGCGAGTGCATCAGCCAAACTCTCCTTTGTGAAATCCACGGGTACAAAGTGAAGATTTGCCGGGATTTCCCAGCCTAATTCAGCCAGTCGATTACGTTTGAATGCTTGTGTGGCGGGGTGGTCCACTTCAAAGACCTGCAACCGACTTAGGAGATCCGGCCGACGAAAAGCAAAAGTATCCAGCCCAGCCCCGAGTATCACATACTGCTCCACTCCTTCTTTTACAGCCTGATCTAGGTTGTCTTCCGTATATCTTGAACGGCTCAGGACATGAGGCAGCCCCATGGCTTGCAATAAAGACGGCAAGGCATTGGCCTCCCGGTCGGAGCATGCCAAGTCACTTTCCGGAACACGCATTTGGAGAGCCCGGGAAAATCCTTGTTCAATGAGTGCCCGTCTTTCCTCTGGTATCAAACAATAGGCCAAAACGTCATCAAAAATTTTGCGGGTGTCATGCATGGCATGGTAGGCGCGCAAGTAAGCGGTCATGATGGCTGTAAGACTGACTTGGTTTTCCTTCATTTGAGTATCCTCCTTAGTGAAGCGAAAAAAACGAGCACCCAATCCCTGGCGGATGAGTGCTTCATGCGGATGTCACTTGTTTGCCGACAAGTTGGCGGACAGCCCCCACTTCCTGAGAAAAAATTTATGTAGTATTTACACAATGACGCGGTAGCCGATCAGAATCACCACGACAAACAAGACAAGCGCTGCCACTAGGTAGCTGAGGCTGGAATGGCGATGGGCTGCCCGCTTCAGCGCGATCTCCGCCAATGCAATGGTGGCGATGCCGAGCAGGCCTTTGAGGTAGTACAGCGGATCACTGCTGTGGAACTGAAACAGCATCCAAAGACCCGATCCGACGATCACCACGTACAGCAAGCGCAGGATCATCTGGATCACTTTGGCGGCTTTCTGCTTGTCCAACCGGTACAGAATATAGCCGACAAGCAGCAGCACGATGGCGACTTCCCAGGCGCCGACGTGCGACTCGATCAGCGGTTTGTACACGCGCTTCCACTCCTTGTAACGAAATCGTTTAGCTGTTGTCCCTCTTACTATATCATACCAGCCGCCAACAAGACCAACGCCGATGTGTCCATTCCCGCAAACGGCACGACGAAATCCTCTCCCGCCAGACAGCGGGAGAGGAACCCATTTTTCCTTCCACGATTACTTCCACGGAGATTTACCACAAGGAGACGCGCTGTCCAAGGCCCCGCTGCCGCGCCGTTTCATATGCGCGGGTGGCCACGACGACATCCATCGCCGCCAGCCCCACCGATTTAAACAGGGTGAGTTCGTCTTCGCGCTCCCGCCCGCCTTTGTTCCCGCTTACAATTTCCCCCAATTCAGCGTGGATTTGCGAATCGGAAAACAGTCCCTGCCGGATCGGAACAAGCAGATCACCCGTCTCTGCCAGTGCCGCTTCCCGCGATTCCACCACCACTTTGTCTGCGCGCGCAACCAGTTCCGTCGGCAGTTCCTGCATCGTCGGCCGAAAGGAACCGATCGCGTTCATGTGCGCGCCGGCGGAAACAGCGTCTGCGGATAGCACCGGGGCAGCAGAATTGGTCGCCGTAACGACCACGTCGGCATGTGCCGCCGCCTGATCGGCCCGCTCGACCACCACGACCCGCACACCCGCCCTTTGCTTGCGCAGCTGCCCTGCCAGCTGCTCCGCTTTTGCCGCTGTGCGGTTGTACAAACGAATCTCGCGGATCGGGCGAACGGCGAGGATCGCTTCGATCACGCCTTTCGCCTGTGCGCCGGTGCCGATCACCCCCAATACGGCGGCATCGGCGCGGGCGAGGCAGCGGGTGGCCAGCCCGGCGG contains:
- a CDS encoding zinc metallopeptidase, coding for MLFHPMDFLIFIAFGLSLWAQFRVKGTFNQFADVPNSSGLTGAEAARRMLDANGLSHIPVEHVPGMLTDHYDPISKTVRLSDRVYFERSLAAVSVACHEVGHAIQHKVSYPMLVARHYLFPLVNLTSGIAPLLLLAGIFLSISGLTLLGIIFFSGAVLFQLITLPVEFNASSRAKTLMVEMGIIQGREEAGASKVLNAAALTYVAAALISLLELLKFIMIFRSQEE
- a CDS encoding MerR family transcriptional regulator: MGKLYRIGQLAELTGLSKRTIDYYTKLGLLAAERTPSNYRYYSEQTLERLKLIAQFKQQKLSLNEIRDRLQLLEQTDLAQVPDKIHQIHAQARQLEDNLLELKTLLAKLDTAQRHALAKQLSVPCVSLYQTLLMILGL
- a CDS encoding YisL family protein, encoding MYKPLIESHVGAWEVAIVLLLVGYILYRLDKQKAAKVIQMILRLLYVVIVGSGLWMLFQFHSSDPLYYLKGLLGIATIALAEIALKRAAHRHSSLSYLVAALVLFVVVILIGYRVIV
- a CDS encoding class I SAM-dependent methyltransferase, with amino-acid sequence MKENQVSLTAIMTAYLRAYHAMHDTRKIFDDVLAYCLIPEERRALIEQGFSRALQMRVPESDLACSDREANALPSLLQAMGLPHVLSRSRYTEDNLDQAVKEGVEQYVILGAGLDTFAFRRPDLLSRLQVFEVDHPATQAFKRNRLAELGWEIPANLHFVPVDFTKESLADALAGTSYDSRRKSFFSWLGVTMYLTRNEVFATLRSIPHIAPVGSAVIFDYFVPEKAAAPHMKEMREDLRKIGEPIKTTFDPSTLAVELERVGLRLHENVSPSDIQERYFQSRTDGYVASKHVCFAWAVVE
- a CDS encoding NAD(P)-binding domain-containing protein — translated: MLVLSARDLRQAITMEEAIEAVALALREFSSGRADVPLRTAIPVSRGGGTALFMPALLEATGSLGVKIVSVFPENQRQGKATIHGVLILCDAATGEPLALLDAASLTILRTGAAAGLATRCLARADAAVLGVIGTGAQAKGVIEAILAVRPIREIRLYNRTAAKAEQLAGQLRKQRAGVRVVVVERADQAAAHADVVVTATNSAAPVLSADAVSAGAHMNAIGSFRPTMQELPTELVARADKVVVESREAALAETGDLLVPIRQGLFSDSQIHAELGEIVSGNKGGREREDELTLFKSVGLAAMDVVVATRAYETARQRGLGQRVSLW